Proteins found in one Nitratiruptor sp. SB155-2 genomic segment:
- a CDS encoding DUF167 domain-containing protein, translating to MFIKAQPNASKNKIAGILGDSLKIAIKAPAVEGAANKELVKFLSKTFKVAKSDIVFASGETSKRKHIVMPYNKKIDDFIKELTQ from the coding sequence ATGTTTATCAAAGCACAGCCAAACGCCTCAAAAAACAAAATTGCAGGAATTTTGGGTGATTCGCTTAAAATTGCTATAAAAGCGCCAGCAGTAGAGGGAGCCGCCAATAAAGAGCTTGTGAAGTTTTTAAGTAAAACCTTTAAAGTAGCAAAGAGTGATATCGTTTTTGCAAGCGGGGAAACGAGTAAGCGAAAGCATATTGTAATGCCATATAATAAAAAAATAGACGATTTTATAAAAGAACTGACGCAATGA
- the waaA gene encoding lipid IV(A) 3-deoxy-D-manno-octulosonic acid transferase — translation MALFCAMFAYIYTFITIILYLLALLFLLFLQFKDKYCHSIPARFFLKNNPPFLKKTVHFHACSYGETKALEPLVREFDKANISVITQTGFEAAKSYTNADVRYLPFEPLLWFWLRPMPALVVMEAELWYLLFYLSKKRGAVTFLINARISERSFPKYKRFAWFYKKIFENIDYVYAQSDEDALRLKQLGAKHIEILGNIKLLQKPKVTKEYTKQKPVVVAASTHDPEEEIIATEWVMHLKDKTTLVVVPRHPERFEEVDELLEHIAKREGLAYHRFSENPSLTGDIVLVDTLGELVNIYAVSDLVILGGSFIEGIGGHNPLEPAFFHKPIISGPYFHNHIQSYSYVDGIKIIEPNNLGDALKQNWEPTAINAKIDLKPLVERIKSVV, via the coding sequence TTGGCTCTTTTTTGTGCAATGTTTGCTTATATCTATACGTTCATTACTATAATCCTTTATCTTCTTGCATTACTATTTTTACTTTTTTTACAATTCAAGGATAAATACTGCCACTCCATTCCGGCTCGTTTTTTTTTAAAAAACAATCCTCCTTTTTTAAAAAAAACGGTTCATTTCCATGCCTGTAGCTACGGTGAAACGAAAGCGCTGGAGCCTCTGGTACGAGAGTTTGACAAAGCAAATATCAGCGTCATTACGCAAACAGGATTTGAAGCAGCAAAGAGTTATACGAATGCAGATGTCAGGTATCTCCCTTTTGAGCCGCTACTTTGGTTTTGGCTAAGGCCCATGCCGGCACTTGTAGTGATGGAGGCAGAGCTTTGGTATCTGCTTTTTTATCTCAGTAAGAAAAGAGGTGCAGTAACATTCTTGATCAATGCCAGGATCAGTGAGCGAAGTTTTCCCAAGTACAAGCGATTTGCCTGGTTTTATAAAAAGATTTTTGAAAATATCGACTATGTGTATGCGCAAAGTGATGAAGATGCTCTACGACTCAAGCAACTTGGAGCAAAACATATTGAGATACTTGGAAACATCAAACTTTTGCAAAAACCGAAAGTGACGAAAGAGTATACCAAGCAAAAGCCAGTTGTCGTTGCGGCAAGTACGCACGATCCAGAAGAGGAGATCATAGCTACAGAATGGGTGATGCATCTCAAGGACAAAACGACACTCGTAGTTGTTCCCAGACATCCGGAGCGTTTTGAAGAGGTGGATGAGCTGCTTGAACATATCGCAAAAAGAGAGGGACTTGCATATCACAGATTCAGTGAAAATCCTTCATTGACGGGTGATATAGTACTAGTAGATACACTGGGAGAGCTTGTCAATATCTATGCAGTAAGTGATCTTGTGATACTTGGAGGCAGTTTCATAGAAGGCATCGGAGGACACAATCCACTGGAGCCTGCCTTTTTTCATAAACCTATTATTAGCGGTCCCTATTTTCACAACCACATTCAAAGTTACAGTTATGTTGATGGCATAAAAATAATTGAGCCAAACAATCTTGGAGATGCTTTAAAGCAAAACTGGGAGCCTACTGCAATAAATGCAAAGATTGATCTGAAGCCTCTTGTGGAAAGGATCAAAAGTGTGGTATAA
- a CDS encoding zinc ribbon domain-containing protein has protein sequence MEQYIKQLVQLSKIDKAIDDFGPKIEAVKARLKQVEDEKNQIESAIVSIDEEIKECELKKRKNELHLKELSEKLEELEKKSAQVKTEKELKAIQLEEDIAKEQINFANEEIARLENICETKEEEKTSLQEQLTEVEERLAKVKEEVDAELAELEKEQQALFEQKSELVSKIPQQILVFYEKIRRWAGNTAVVPVRKQACMGCFMKINDKTYASVIKGEEITSCPHCGRILYLEEEEE, from the coding sequence ATGGAACAGTACATAAAGCAGCTTGTGCAGCTTTCAAAGATCGATAAGGCGATCGATGATTTCGGACCAAAAATAGAAGCGGTCAAAGCACGACTCAAACAGGTCGAAGATGAAAAGAATCAGATCGAATCTGCCATAGTTTCTATTGATGAAGAGATTAAAGAGTGTGAACTCAAAAAGAGAAAAAATGAGCTGCATCTAAAAGAACTGAGTGAAAAACTGGAAGAGCTAGAGAAAAAGAGTGCTCAGGTCAAGACAGAAAAAGAGCTCAAAGCAATTCAGCTTGAAGAGGATATCGCAAAAGAGCAGATCAACTTTGCCAATGAAGAGATAGCAAGACTTGAAAATATCTGTGAAACAAAAGAGGAGGAAAAAACCTCTTTGCAAGAGCAGTTGACAGAGGTTGAAGAACGCCTTGCAAAAGTGAAAGAAGAAGTGGATGCAGAACTTGCAGAACTGGAAAAAGAGCAGCAGGCTCTTTTTGAACAAAAAAGTGAACTCGTTTCCAAAATCCCTCAGCAGATTCTTGTTTTTTATGAAAAAATCAGACGATGGGCTGGTAATACGGCAGTAGTTCCGGTACGCAAACAGGCTTGTATGGGCTGCTTTATGAAAATAAACGACAAAACCTATGCCAGTGTTATCAAAGGCGAAGAGATTACGAGCTGTCCACACTGTGGAAGAATTCTCTATCTAGAAGAGGAAGAAGAGTAA
- a CDS encoding Nif3-like dinuclear metal center hexameric protein yields the protein MRLKEVYKILDTISPFELQEKWDNSGLQVGDFDQTIEHIYLCIDLDEELIDTLPPKSLLITHHPLIFGKLTSIEYSAYPAKLLVRLIKKDIALISMHTNFDKTHLNRYVAKHVLQVEPKCEDFICYFEKQGSFEAILSWVKDRFGLTCPRYVQAKENIEKIALTTGSGGGLLDMVDADLFLTGDIKYHDAMKAKILGINMIDIGHFESEHYFAQCLQDELKKAQIKAIIASIKNPLKA from the coding sequence GTGAGGCTTAAAGAGGTCTATAAAATCCTTGATACCATCTCTCCTTTTGAGCTTCAGGAGAAGTGGGACAATTCCGGTTTACAGGTGGGAGATTTTGATCAAACAATAGAGCATATATATCTTTGCATCGATTTGGATGAAGAACTTATCGATACACTTCCTCCCAAAAGTTTATTGATTACTCATCATCCACTGATTTTTGGCAAGCTCACATCCATCGAGTATAGTGCCTATCCTGCAAAATTGCTTGTAAGGCTCATCAAAAAAGATATCGCTTTGATATCGATGCATACCAATTTTGACAAAACCCATCTCAACAGATATGTAGCAAAACATGTCTTGCAGGTAGAGCCAAAGTGTGAAGATTTTATCTGCTATTTTGAAAAACAGGGGAGTTTCGAAGCAATTCTTTCCTGGGTGAAAGATCGATTTGGCCTTACGTGTCCAAGGTATGTGCAGGCAAAAGAGAATATAGAAAAAATAGCCCTTACCACCGGAAGTGGTGGCGGGCTACTGGATATGGTAGATGCTGATCTTTTTTTGACCGGTGATATCAAGTATCACGATGCCATGAAAGCGAAGATTTTGGGAATTAATATGATTGATATAGGTCACTTTGAGAGTGAACACTATTTTGCCCAGTGTCTGCAGGACGAATTGAAAAAAGCACAAATTAAGGCTATAATTGCGTCAATAAAAAATCCGCTAAAGGCGTAG
- the glyQ gene encoding glycine--tRNA ligase subunit alpha, with the protein MITFSELLLKLQDFWAKQGCTIVQPYDFPSGAGTFHPATFLKSLDSKPWATAYVAPSRRPTDGRYGENPNRLGAYYQFQVLIKPSPDNIQDLYLKSLEALGLDWRKHDIRFVEDNWESPTLGAWGLGWEVWLDGMEVTQFTYFQQVGGFECDPVAVEITYGTERLAMYLQEVESVFDIVWSKNGGHIVTYADVHKRGEFEYSRYNFEVADTKMLFDWFEDASRECKRCLEEKLPLPAYDYCLLASHIFNTLDARKAISVTERQNFILKVRELAKGCAEVYKESLGELSEA; encoded by the coding sequence ATGATAACTTTTAGCGAACTTCTTTTAAAACTGCAAGATTTTTGGGCAAAACAGGGATGTACGATTGTGCAGCCATACGATTTTCCAAGCGGTGCCGGGACTTTTCATCCAGCCACTTTTTTAAAATCACTCGACTCCAAGCCATGGGCTACCGCGTATGTAGCGCCAAGCCGCCGTCCGACAGATGGTCGCTATGGAGAAAACCCAAATAGGCTTGGAGCCTATTATCAGTTTCAGGTTCTCATAAAGCCAAGTCCAGACAACATCCAAGATCTTTATCTAAAAAGTCTTGAAGCTTTGGGATTGGATTGGCGAAAGCATGACATCCGCTTTGTGGAAGATAATTGGGAGAGTCCGACTTTGGGAGCTTGGGGACTTGGCTGGGAAGTGTGGCTCGATGGCATGGAAGTGACACAGTTTACCTATTTTCAGCAAGTTGGTGGATTTGAGTGTGATCCGGTTGCAGTAGAGATCACATACGGAACGGAGCGTCTTGCGATGTATCTGCAAGAGGTGGAGAGCGTTTTTGATATTGTCTGGAGCAAAAACGGTGGCCACATTGTTACCTATGCAGATGTCCATAAAAGAGGTGAGTTTGAGTATAGTCGCTATAACTTTGAAGTGGCCGATACGAAGATGCTTTTTGACTGGTTTGAAGATGCAAGCCGGGAGTGCAAACGTTGTTTGGAAGAAAAACTACCCCTTCCAGCATATGACTACTGTCTGTTGGCCAGCCATATTTTCAATACACTGGATGCGAGAAAAGCGATCAGTGTGACAGAGCGTCAAAATTTTATTTTGAAAGTTCGTGAACTGGCAAAAGGGTGTGCCGAAGTGTACAAAGAGAGTCTTGGAGAGCTGAGTGAGGCTTAA
- a CDS encoding glutaredoxin family protein: protein MAEKKTQKRVVLFTSPGCVWCTRAKQFFKKHQIRFKEIDISKDQKAAQDCQRHGCRGVPVVLVGNRWICGFDQAKIEKELGLS from the coding sequence ATGGCTGAGAAAAAGACGCAAAAACGGGTAGTACTTTTTACCAGTCCCGGATGTGTCTGGTGTACAAGAGCGAAACAGTTTTTCAAAAAACATCAGATTCGTTTCAAAGAGATCGATATCAGCAAGGATCAAAAAGCGGCGCAAGATTGCCAGCGACATGGATGTAGAGGTGTGCCAGTTGTCCTTGTTGGGAATCGATGGATTTGTGGATTTGATCAAGCAAAAATCGAAAAGGAATTGGGGCTTTCATGA
- a CDS encoding damage-control phosphatase ARMT1 family protein gives MQLKPDCLVCLFNQAQRVTKVLECDETCAKDVLDTAALEIAKFDFTLTPPEAAAILYPKISKLLHKEDLYKEAKTESIQKAKKLLPFAKEQIRKSSDPLDAALRAAVVGNVIDFATQYGFDLEEEIKKIFHIPFAIDDKRAFSQRLCKASSLLVIGDNTAEHLFDKIMIEVFKEHCSHLDIYYFVRGKPIINDVTMDEALEAGLDKVCTVVDSGVDTPGFCLERASNEAKAIFDNVDLILSKGMGNFECLDGVKDPRLFFLFKIKCDVVAKRVGKQVGDLVCIQGDTI, from the coding sequence ATGCAACTCAAGCCTGATTGTTTGGTATGTCTTTTCAATCAGGCCCAACGGGTTACTAAAGTTTTGGAGTGTGATGAAACTTGTGCAAAAGATGTTTTGGACACAGCAGCTTTAGAAATTGCAAAATTCGATTTTACTTTGACGCCACCTGAAGCCGCTGCAATACTTTATCCGAAGATTTCTAAGCTTTTACATAAAGAGGATCTATACAAAGAGGCAAAAACGGAATCAATTCAAAAAGCCAAGAAACTCCTTCCTTTTGCAAAAGAGCAAATTCGAAAAAGCAGTGATCCATTGGATGCAGCCTTACGAGCCGCTGTTGTAGGAAATGTAATCGATTTTGCAACGCAATATGGTTTCGATTTAGAAGAAGAGATCAAAAAAATTTTTCATATACCTTTTGCGATTGATGACAAAAGAGCCTTTTCTCAAAGACTTTGTAAAGCATCTTCTTTACTTGTCATCGGGGACAATACAGCAGAGCATCTTTTTGATAAAATTATGATCGAAGTTTTTAAAGAGCATTGTTCCCATCTTGATATCTACTATTTTGTGAGAGGTAAACCTATCATCAACGATGTGACAATGGATGAAGCACTGGAAGCCGGTTTGGATAAAGTGTGTACAGTGGTGGATAGCGGCGTCGATACACCTGGTTTTTGCTTGGAGCGAGCCAGTAATGAAGCAAAAGCAATTTTTGACAATGTTGATTTGATTCTGTCCAAAGGAATGGGTAATTTTGAATGCCTGGATGGAGTGAAAGATCCAAGACTCTTTTTTCTTTTTAAGATCAAATGTGACGTAGTAGCAAAAAGGGTTGGAAAACAGGTGGGTGATCTTGTCTGTATTCAAGGAGATACGATATAA
- the purE gene encoding 5-(carboxyamino)imidazole ribonucleotide mutase, translating to MRFISIIMGSKSDYEVMKECANVLDKFGVQYELIISSAHRSPHRTKSYVSEAEKKGAKVFICAAGMAAHLAGVVASLTVKPVIGVPMKGGFMDGMDALLSTVQMPAGMPVATVAVGKAGAVNAAYLAMQILAIDDEELRAKLEEDRLSKAKKVEADSSEVEVIIDATQA from the coding sequence ATGCGATTTATTTCTATTATCATGGGCAGTAAAAGCGATTATGAGGTGATGAAAGAGTGTGCGAACGTACTGGATAAGTTTGGTGTGCAGTATGAACTGATCATTTCCAGTGCTCACAGAAGCCCCCACAGAACAAAAAGTTATGTGAGTGAAGCTGAAAAAAAAGGAGCAAAAGTCTTTATCTGTGCCGCAGGTATGGCTGCGCACCTAGCAGGCGTCGTAGCATCACTGACAGTGAAACCGGTTATAGGTGTACCTATGAAAGGTGGCTTTATGGATGGAATGGATGCATTGCTTTCCACAGTGCAGATGCCGGCAGGAATGCCTGTTGCAACCGTTGCTGTAGGGAAAGCAGGTGCTGTGAATGCTGCTTATTTAGCAATGCAGATCTTAGCGATCGATGATGAAGAGCTTCGAGCGAAACTGGAAGAGGATCGACTCAGCAAAGCGAAAAAAGTGGAAGCGGATTCCAGCGAAGTAGAAGTGATCATCGATGCAACTCAAGCCTGA
- a CDS encoding peptidase U32 family protein, with protein MEKSKKVELLSPAGNLKKLKIAFAYGADAVYGGVSHYSLRIRSGKEFDMESFKEGIEYAHSLGKKVYATINGFPFNSQIKLFAKHIEAMAELGPDAFIVSTPGVIKLCKEIVPHIPLHLSTQANVMNYLDAGVYHELGVSRIIAAREISLKDLVEIKKRVPELELEIFVHGSMCFAYSGRCLISSVQSGRVPNRGSCANDCRFEYTLYAENPETGTLFKLEEVEGEGTYIMNAKDLNLASHIKEILDSGVIDSLKIEGRTKSDYYAAITTKAYRMAIDDYYSGTFEPDKYQAELHTTKHRGFTDGYLVSRPYEKSSTQKLDSSISEGTHQVKAEVMEDGLHFLTKDKICQGDVLEIVAPEGAKLEPCSNEIGSVFENERRWWLKLNKIEANKEYECIHSGNVNPVKLPCPLPAYTFLRKKVDS; from the coding sequence ATGGAAAAGAGTAAAAAAGTGGAGCTTTTAAGCCCAGCTGGAAATCTCAAAAAGCTAAAAATTGCTTTTGCCTATGGAGCCGATGCAGTGTATGGAGGGGTAAGCCACTATAGCCTTCGAATCCGAAGTGGCAAAGAGTTTGATATGGAGAGTTTCAAAGAGGGGATAGAATATGCCCATAGTCTTGGCAAAAAAGTGTATGCAACGATCAACGGCTTTCCCTTTAACTCCCAAATCAAACTATTTGCCAAACATATCGAAGCGATGGCTGAGCTTGGTCCGGACGCTTTTATCGTCAGTACGCCTGGGGTGATTAAGCTGTGTAAAGAGATAGTACCGCATATTCCTTTGCATCTTTCGACTCAGGCAAATGTGATGAACTATTTGGATGCCGGGGTTTATCATGAATTAGGGGTGAGTCGTATCATCGCAGCCCGTGAGATCAGCCTCAAGGACTTAGTGGAAATAAAAAAACGAGTACCTGAATTGGAACTGGAAATCTTCGTACACGGCAGTATGTGCTTTGCCTATAGCGGCAGATGCTTAATTAGCTCAGTACAAAGTGGTCGCGTGCCAAACAGAGGAAGCTGTGCCAATGACTGCCGCTTTGAATATACTCTCTATGCTGAAAATCCAGAAACCGGAACCCTGTTTAAACTGGAAGAGGTAGAGGGTGAAGGGACCTACATTATGAATGCAAAAGATCTCAATCTTGCAAGCCACATAAAAGAGATTTTAGATAGCGGTGTCATTGACAGTTTAAAGATAGAGGGACGAACCAAGAGTGATTATTATGCAGCAATTACGACAAAAGCCTATCGCATGGCAATTGATGACTATTATAGTGGCACATTTGAACCAGATAAGTATCAAGCAGAACTTCATACCACCAAGCATCGGGGATTCACTGACGGCTACCTTGTGAGCAGACCTTATGAGAAGAGTAGTACACAAAAACTTGATTCTTCCATCAGTGAAGGCACCCACCAGGTTAAAGCGGAAGTCATGGAAGATGGTCTTCACTTTTTGACAAAAGATAAAATTTGTCAAGGGGATGTACTGGAAATCGTTGCACCTGAGGGAGCAAAATTGGAGCCATGTTCCAACGAGATAGGTTCCGTTTTTGAAAATGAGAGGAGATGGTGGTTGAAGCTCAATAAAATTGAGGCGAACAAAGAGTATGAGTGTATCCACAGTGGCAATGTCAATCCTGTGAAACTCCCTTGCCCGCTTCCGGCATATACTTTTTTAAGGAAGAAAGTTGATTCTTAA
- a CDS encoding ankyrin repeat domain-containing protein — translation MNIFEAIKKDSLVSVKKALESIDDVKSVQNENGDSLLRFTIKHSASLEIFQTIVQHGADIYEIDEEGVGLIDDAIKKGRLDIVRFLVESGIDPNTTKRKSGFTPLMAAMAYGDEPIARYLIKECKVDTDVKDSFEKTASDYAKMTGYKHLLRLLEDNGKE, via the coding sequence ATGAATATATTTGAAGCGATAAAAAAAGATAGTTTGGTAAGTGTGAAAAAAGCGCTTGAATCGATTGACGATGTCAAAAGTGTACAAAATGAAAATGGCGATAGTCTACTGCGGTTTACGATAAAACATAGTGCCAGTCTTGAGATCTTTCAAACGATCGTTCAGCATGGAGCCGATATTTATGAGATTGACGAAGAGGGTGTGGGACTCATTGACGATGCGATCAAGAAGGGAAGACTCGATATTGTCCGATTTTTGGTTGAATCGGGAATCGATCCCAACACTACAAAAAGAAAATCGGGATTTACCCCTTTGATGGCCGCAATGGCGTATGGGGATGAACCGATTGCGAGGTATCTGATCAAAGAGTGTAAAGTTGATACTGATGTGAAAGACAGTTTTGAAAAAACGGCGAGTGATTATGCGAAAATGACCGGATACAAACATCTGTTGAGATTATTGGAGGACAATGGAAAAGAGTAA
- a CDS encoding histidinol-phosphatase HisJ, producing the protein MRVDLHNHTKLCNHATGEIEEYIDKAIEKGIDIYGFSDHAPMNFDQKYRMSLEQADLYERKILEAKENYKDQIEILLGYEVDFLPGLIEDRIIHADVDYLIGSVHFLPKKRGHKEILIHQDLWGFDNPEFIGEYKNQDIDTIWEDYFNAIEALAKCGLFQIVGHLDLIKVFNFKPKKDVRLIAKNALKAIKENDLVLEISSAGLRKPVGEPYPSKELLEEAYSLDIPITFASDAHAPDQVGFKLDEVMQMAKEIGYTKCTVFRKKERELVEF; encoded by the coding sequence TTGCGAGTAGATTTACATAATCATACAAAACTTTGTAATCATGCAACAGGTGAAATAGAAGAGTACATCGATAAAGCGATCGAAAAAGGGATCGATATTTATGGATTTAGCGATCATGCTCCAATGAATTTTGATCAAAAATATCGTATGAGTCTAGAACAGGCAGATCTATACGAAAGAAAAATCCTTGAGGCAAAAGAAAATTATAAAGATCAAATCGAAATTCTTTTAGGCTACGAAGTCGATTTTTTACCAGGACTTATTGAAGATCGTATCATTCATGCCGATGTTGACTATCTGATAGGTTCGGTCCATTTTCTACCCAAAAAGCGAGGACATAAAGAGATTCTCATCCATCAAGATCTTTGGGGGTTTGACAATCCCGAATTTATCGGAGAATACAAAAACCAAGATATCGATACCATCTGGGAAGACTATTTCAACGCTATTGAGGCGTTGGCAAAATGCGGACTTTTCCAAATCGTTGGACACTTGGACTTAATCAAAGTATTTAACTTCAAACCGAAAAAAGATGTGCGTCTTATCGCCAAAAATGCTTTAAAAGCCATCAAAGAGAATGATTTGGTTCTTGAAATCAGTAGTGCAGGATTGCGTAAACCAGTAGGCGAACCATATCCAAGCAAAGAGCTTTTAGAAGAGGCTTACTCTCTTGATATCCCCATCACCTTCGCATCTGATGCCCATGCACCCGATCAAGTGGGATTCAAACTCGATGAAGTGATGCAAATGGCAAAAGAGATAGGCTATACAAAATGTACAGTTTTTAGAAAGAAAGAGCGTGAGTTGGTAGAGTTTTAA
- the glnA gene encoding type I glutamate--ammonia ligase, producing the protein MFQVDEAKLQKLFDTIKEEEIEFVDFRFTDIKGTWHHVTYNVKAVNEDTFRNGLPFDGSSLPAWQPINKSDMVLVPEAGTEFVDPFTADPTLVVICDVYDIYKNQPYEKCPRSIAKKALKYLQESGIGDVAYFGPENEFFVFDNVKVRDEINCQYYEVDTSEGEWNRGVDSPEYDVYNIGHRPGTKGGYFPVPPVDSMMDLRAEMSQVMEEVGLETYVIHHEVAQGQGEIGVKFGTLIEAADNVQKLKYVVKNVAHINGKTATFMPKPLYGDNGNGMHTHISIWKDGKNLFYDPNGYANLSQFGKYFIGGVLKHAKAVAAFTNASTNSYKRLIPGFEAPSILAYSAQNRSASCRIPWGAGEKSVRAEFRFPDSSGNPYLAFTALLLAGIDGIKNKIDPGDPMEMDLFELTLDEIREKGIQQMPHTLREAIENMLANKDLFKVGDVMTEEFIQTYQHYKFETSIWPWEGRPHPYEFITTYSC; encoded by the coding sequence ATGTTTCAAGTTGATGAGGCCAAGCTACAAAAACTCTTCGATACAATAAAAGAAGAGGAGATCGAGTTTGTTGACTTTCGGTTTACAGATATCAAAGGAACTTGGCACCACGTGACGTACAATGTCAAAGCGGTTAATGAAGATACATTTAGAAATGGTCTCCCTTTTGATGGAAGTTCTCTTCCAGCATGGCAGCCAATCAATAAATCGGATATGGTTTTGGTTCCTGAAGCGGGAACTGAGTTTGTTGATCCGTTCACTGCAGATCCTACACTTGTAGTTATCTGTGATGTATATGATATCTATAAAAATCAACCATATGAGAAGTGTCCTAGAAGTATCGCAAAAAAAGCGCTTAAATATCTTCAAGAAAGCGGTATCGGTGATGTTGCATACTTTGGTCCGGAAAATGAGTTTTTCGTATTTGACAATGTCAAAGTGAGAGATGAGATCAACTGCCAGTACTACGAAGTAGATACAAGCGAAGGTGAGTGGAATAGAGGCGTTGATAGTCCAGAGTACGATGTGTATAATATCGGACACAGACCTGGTACAAAAGGTGGATACTTCCCTGTTCCTCCAGTAGACTCTATGATGGATCTAAGAGCGGAGATGAGTCAAGTGATGGAAGAGGTAGGTCTGGAAACTTATGTCATCCACCACGAAGTTGCACAGGGACAAGGTGAAATTGGTGTGAAGTTTGGAACACTCATCGAAGCAGCTGATAATGTGCAAAAACTTAAATATGTAGTCAAAAATGTTGCGCACATCAATGGTAAAACTGCAACTTTTATGCCAAAACCACTCTATGGTGACAACGGAAACGGAATGCACACCCATATCTCGATCTGGAAAGATGGCAAAAACCTCTTTTATGATCCAAACGGATATGCAAACCTTAGCCAGTTTGGTAAATATTTCATCGGTGGCGTTTTAAAACATGCTAAAGCAGTAGCTGCATTTACAAATGCTTCTACGAACTCTTATAAACGACTCATTCCTGGATTTGAAGCTCCTTCAATCCTTGCATATTCAGCACAAAACAGAAGTGCAAGCTGTCGTATTCCTTGGGGAGCTGGTGAAAAGAGTGTACGGGCAGAGTTCCGATTTCCAGACAGCTCTGGTAACCCATATCTTGCGTTTACTGCACTCCTTCTTGCTGGAATCGATGGAATCAAAAACAAAATCGATCCAGGTGATCCTATGGAGATGGATCTCTTTGAGCTTACTCTTGATGAGATTCGAGAAAAAGGTATCCAGCAGATGCCTCATACTCTAAGAGAAGCGATCGAGAATATGCTTGCAAACAAAGATCTGTTCAAAGTTGGTGATGTTATGACTGAAGAGTTCATTCAAACATATCAGCACTACAAATTTGAAACATCTATCTGGCCTTGGGAAGGTAGACCGCACCCATACGAGTTTATCACTACATACTCTTGCTAA